The Prosthecobacter debontii genome segment CATCCGGCGAGAGCCGAATACAGACGCGGTGCCAGATCTCGGGCGGGATTGAAGCACGCCATGGTCAGCGGTCCTAACAAACAAATGAGCAAAGTCACTGTGAAGCCGACACCGCAAGCCACCACTGTCAGAGAATACGAGCGATGGCGTCGATCTGACAGACCACAGATGACTAGAAGCAGGATGGCGGTGCCGATCACTTCCGCTCCAAAGGCTTGCACCGATGAAACCAGCGGCAGTGCCTCGGCTGCTGGCAACGGCATCCCGCCTGGGTTGGGGAAAAACTCCCCGAAGATCATGGCCGTGGCCTCACTTCCTGTCTGACCACGCACAAGGTGATGGAGCGATTCGTAACGGAGAAGCGCTTGATGAAACAATCCGTGCAAGGCCGCTGCCGCCGCAAAGGCTCCGAGCATCTGCGCCGCGAGATACACCGGCACCAGGGCTCTCGAAAAACCGCGCCAGCAGGCGAAGGCGATGGTCACCGCTGGATTCAAATGAGCCCCACTCAGAGAAGCCGTGAGATGAATGGCCACGACGATGCCCAGTCCCCAAATCATCGCGACAGGGAACGCCCCAAGTGCAGCCGGTGTGAGAATGGCGGAAGCGACACTCCCACAGCCGAAAAACACCAGCAGGAATGTGCCCACGAACTCCCCCACAAAACAGCGGCGCATCGTCATGTTGAGCGTTGGTTAAACGTTCGCTTTCAAACCCTCACGCAACCCGGCGGCATAGGCCCCGAACACGAGCTGAATCTGATCCCGCACGCGTCGGAATTCCGCCATCACTTCCTCCTCGGTGCCGGTAGCGTGGGCCGGATCATCAAAGCCCCAGTGATACCGATTCACCTGGCCGGGATAGATGGGGCAAGCCTGGTCGGCATTTCCACACACCGTGATGACGGTGGCAATGTCACGATCCAGGAAATCGTTCATGTGCTTGGAGGTATGCGTGGAGATATCCAGGCCAATCTCCGCCAGGGCGGCGATGGCTTTCGGATGCACATACCCTGCCGGCTTAGACCCGGCACTGTGCACCTCCACCAAGTCACCTGCCACATGGCGCAAGATGCCCTCCGCCATGTGACTGCGGCAGGAGTTGCCTGTGCAAAGAATGAGAACTCTAGGTTTCATCAATGGGTTCGCGATTCAGATTATCGTTAGCAACAACCGCTGCCAGGGGCACAGCCGAGCAGATTCACCGTTGGCGCGGGTCCGCAGACTCCCGGCAGGCACAGTTCCTTAGCCAAACAGTCCGTATGCTTCAGGCCGAGCTGAAAGGTCAGACGCCCCTCCTCCGCCTGAGCACCGACCACGCGGAACTGGCTCACCGAGAAGTCCTCATACTCGATCTCCACGGGCAGATCCTGATGCGGTAAAACCTCTCCAGCTTTACCAAAGATCATGGCCAGCCTCCCAGCCACCAGACGATGCTCGGTATCATCGGCCACCCAGGTTTGCAGCAGGCAGCTCTCGGTGCTCCGACGAGTGCCCCCGCAATCGATGAAGTTCTTTTTCACATGCCCCACTTCAGTGATGTGGAAGTGGGCGGGGATGAAACCACCATCCGGTAGCACGAACAGCAGCGGCAGCTCTGCATGAGTTTTCAAATGAGAAACGAAGGATTCAATAGTCATGGTTGGTTAGGCTTTTAGAGTTTCATTCTGGAAATCGATCAATCACAACACCCCACCGCGCAGGCATCCTCACCGGGGGTCAACTCATCCAGGCAGCGCAAGAACGCTCCCAGGCAAGTGCAGGCGAGGCGGTAGTAAATGTTCAGCCCCCGCTTTTCACAGGTCAGCACGCCAGCCGCACGCATCAGGCTCAGGTGCTTGGACACCGTGGAGATATCTGCCCCCACCAACGCTTGGAGATCACACACGCACATCTCCCCCTTCATCAGGGCCTCGGCAATCCTCATGCGGGACGGATGAGCCAGCGCCTTCATCACCGTCACTCGGCGCTCGGTGGGATCAGGAAGTGAAATTCGGGTGCGGGCCATCTATTTGGTCATTTTGCCAAATAGCCAAGCAGATGCAAGTAACCTTTCGTTTCTTTTACCGTTCCATTCTTGTCATCCGATAAGCGCTTTGCTTGTCTCATCGCTACGTTCTCATGAAACCATCCTCCATCCTCGTCCTCCTCACTCTCACGGCCTCGATTGTTTTGACTGGCTGCGGCACCTCCGAAAGTCCCGCCCCAGCCACCAGCACGGGCACATCCGCCACAGCTAGCGCCCCCGCATCCGCCACCAATGCGGATGGCGACATCACCGATCCGAATCAGGTGAATAACAGGACGCATCTCTCCAAGGCCGCCGCCCAGATCCAGGATGGTGTGACCACCAAGAAAGATGTGGTGCGTAAGCTGGGTCTCTTTTACAAGAAAGGCACCGACGCCGCAGGCCGCGCCACCGCCACCTGGACCTTCAACCAAAGTAAGGGCACCGCGAAGTCTTACATCCCCGGCGC includes the following:
- a CDS encoding MIP/aquaporin family protein — its product is MRRCFVGEFVGTFLLVFFGCGSVASAILTPAALGAFPVAMIWGLGIVVAIHLTASLSGAHLNPAVTIAFACWRGFSRALVPVYLAAQMLGAFAAAAALHGLFHQALLRYESLHHLVRGQTGSEATAMIFGEFFPNPGGMPLPAAEALPLVSSVQAFGAEVIGTAILLLVICGLSDRRHRSYSLTVVACGVGFTVTLLICLLGPLTMACFNPARDLAPRLYSALAGWGAVPFSTNGWGWLTVYVLAPVIGAWLGAGFYFRVLAPLPVDSEAAKLSDEPT
- a CDS encoding arsenate reductase ArsC; amino-acid sequence: MKPRVLILCTGNSCRSHMAEGILRHVAGDLVEVHSAGSKPAGYVHPKAIAALAEIGLDISTHTSKHMNDFLDRDIATVITVCGNADQACPIYPGQVNRYHWGFDDPAHATGTEEEVMAEFRRVRDQIQLVFGAYAAGLREGLKANV
- a CDS encoding DUF6428 family protein, which produces MTIESFVSHLKTHAELPLLFVLPDGGFIPAHFHITEVGHVKKNFIDCGGTRRSTESCLLQTWVADDTEHRLVAGRLAMIFGKAGEVLPHQDLPVEIEYEDFSVSQFRVVGAQAEEGRLTFQLGLKHTDCLAKELCLPGVCGPAPTVNLLGCAPGSGCC
- a CDS encoding ArsR/SmtB family transcription factor, encoding MARTRISLPDPTERRVTVMKALAHPSRMRIAEALMKGEMCVCDLQALVGADISTVSKHLSLMRAAGVLTCEKRGLNIYYRLACTCLGAFLRCLDELTPGEDACAVGCCD